GGCGATCCGCACCCCGAAAATCGGTACCGCCAGGATGGATACGAGCAACGCCCAGTAGGAGCCCAGCGCCAGCGGGGTGCCGAACATCATCAACACTGCGCCGAAGTACATCGGGTGGCGCACCAGGCCGTACAAACCCGTTGAGACGAGCGGTTGTTCGTCCTCCACCTGGATGCTCGCGCCGGCGAAGCTGTTCTGGAAGACCACCGCTTGCGCCAGGATGAGCCCGACAGCAACCAGGATGTTGCCGAGGACGACGACTGCCACCGGCACGCTCGACCAACCGAACCGGTGGTCGAGGGCACTCAGCACGAACGCCGCGAACGCCGAGCCCGTGACCGCCCAGATGACGATCTTCTGCACGAGCCGGGTTTCCGCGGTCGGGCCGCCGTGCAGGCGACGTTGCAGGGCGGCGGGGTCTCTGACTGCCAGATAGATGCTCGGGACCATGGTGGTGGCCATGAACACCGCGACGAAAACCCAGGCCTGCCAATAGTGGAACGTGCCTGCCGGCCAGAACAGCGCCACGGCGAAGAGCGCCAGGCCGAACACACCCGAAGCGATGGTCTGTAGTGCGAGTTTCATCAACTGCCTCCTGTTTGGGTTCACACCGCGTCGCGGTTGCGATAGATCCAGCCGGCGATGGCCGCCAAAACTGTTGCGGCGAACAGCATCACGATCAGCGCCATGGCCGGGAAGCTGCTCGGGACGGTGGTCTGGCCCACCGGTGAAAGCTCGATCAGCCAGCGCGGCAGGCGGAGCAGCGCCCCTAGGTACAGCGCGGTGATCACGAATGTCACTGCCAGCCAGGCGATCCACGGCGTGCGCAGCGCCACGGCCAGCGCCGCGATCGAGGCGACCACGGCGAGCGCGGGCAAGTAGGCCAGCGCGGACAGGGTGAGGCGGATGATCGTGCCCGGCTCGCCCAGCGTCAACCCGGCGCCCAGGCCGTTGCCGAGCCCGGCGCAGATCATCAGCACCGCCGCCCCCGCCAGGGCGCATGCGACCGCGCCCAGCAACCACCGCCAGCGCGACACCGAACCGGCCAGCACCGGCTCGCCCAGCCCGTTCTGCTCGTCAGCGTGCACCCGCAGTACCACCGAGGTGACGTACGCGCTGGCGGCCGCGGCCAGGAACTGGGTCATGGTGGTGTAGATGCCGTCGTTGCCCGTCGTGGACAGCAGCCGGGCGATCAACTCGTTGGTCTCGGCCGCATCCAGCAGCGCCTTCGTCATCGATCCGAACACCAGCCCGGCCACGAACAGCCCTACGGCCCAACCGATCGTCTGACCCCGTTGCAGCGCCAGGTGCAGCCGCAGCGGGCCGGTGATGGCGGGGGCGTCGGGCTTCTCGCCCGCGGAGGCGATGGTGCCCGCGTCGTATTGCCGACGGCTCTCCAGCACCGCGGCCACGGCCATCAACGCGACGGCCAGCACCACCAGCAAGCCGAACGGCCACCAGCGCAGGTCGGTGAACGGCCGCATCTGCTGCGCCCAGGCGATCGGTGAGAACCAGCTCAGCACGCTGCCCGAGTTGTCGATGACATCGCCGGCCCCGCGCACCAGCGCGGCCACCGCCAGTGTGGCCATCGCGGCGCCCGACGCGGTGCGGGCCTGTCGCCAGAGCTGTGCGGTCACGGCCGCGACCGCACCGAGCACCATGGCCACTCCCGTGATGCCCAGACACATGGCAGCGGTGTCGACGACCGCGAACCCGGTGGAGGCCATCGCCAGGGTCATGGTGAGCGCCAGTACGGCGTTGAGCGCGCCGACCAGGGTCAGGGCCGCGGCGGTGCGGGCGTACCGGCCGACCACCGACGAGAGCACGAGTTCGGCGCTGCCGTTTTCCTCTTCGGCACGGGTATGACGAATCACGGTGAGAATCGCCAGGATCGAGGTGGCGATCGTCAGGGTGAGCGTCAGCTCGTTGGCCATCATCACGCCGAGGTCGGTCTCGTTGACACCGAACATCGGGCCGCCGAGCATCATCCCGGCCGGGGTCTTGAGCAGGTTGACCCGGGCCAGCCGTTGCTCCTCGCCCGGGTAGGCCAGCCGAATCGCGTTGGGGGCGTACACCATCATCAACGTCAGCACGGCGAGCCACACGCTGAGCCGGACCCGGTCGCGGCGCAGCGCCAGCCGCAACAGCGTCGCGGTACCGGTGAACGGTGACGTCGTCGTGCGTGCCGGACCAGCAGGGCGGGCAGGCGCCGTCGCGGTCGTCATCGCATCGTCCCCTGGTACTCGCGCAGGAACATGTCCTCGAGGGAGGCCGGTGCGACGGTGAGATCTTCGATACCGAGATCGGTGAGGTGTTCGAGGGCGAACTCGATGTCGTTGCGGTCCACCGAGAAGCTCACGGCGCCGTCGCGGCTGGTGAAGTCATGGACGTAGGGGGTGTTCTGCAGGGCCCGGCCGTCAGACCGGGTGCGCGCGACGACCTTGGTGCGCATCAGATGTCGCAGCTCGGCCAGCGTCCCGGACCGGACCGTGCGACCGGACCGGATGATCGTCACGTTGTCGCAGAGCTTCTCCACCTCGGCCAGGATGTGGCTGGACAGCAGGACCGCGGCGCCCTGGCGGGCGACCTCGGCCACGCATCGCTGAAATGCCTTTTCCATCAACGGGTCCAGCCCCGAGGTCGGTTCATCGAGAATGTAGAGCTCGGAATGGCAGCTGAACGCCGCGATGATGGCGACCTTCTGGCGGTTGCCCTTGGAGTAGGTGCGGGCCTTCTTGTGCGGGTCCAGCTCGAACAGGTCGATCAGGTCGTCGCGGCGCCGGGTGTCGACACCGTTGCCGCGCAGCCGGCACAGGAAGTCGATGGCCTGCATGCCGGTCAGGTTGGGCCACAACGTGACATCGCCGGGGACGTAGGCGATCCGGCGGTGCAGGGCGACCGCGTCGCGCCACGGATCGCCGCCGAGGAGGCGTACGGTGCCTCCGTCGGCGCGGAGCAGCCCCAGCAGGACCCGGATCGTGGTGGACTTGCCCGCGCCGTTGGGCCCGAGGAATCCGGTGACGTCGCCGGGGGAGACGGTGAGGTTCAGTCCATCGAGCGCTTTGGTGTGCCCGAAAGACTTTGACAATCCGCGGATTTCGACGGACTTGTGGTTCACGCTGGCTCCTTGGTGTCGGTCGTGGATGCTGAACTGAACGGGATGCCTTGCTCGCGTTGGTGCAGGAACGTGTCGTACATGGTCGAATCGGTCATCAGGCCCTCGGTGTAGAGCTCGAGGGCAGGCAGCATCATGTCCTCGCCGTAGTCGCGCAGCACCCGGCGCAGATCCGTTGGGTCGTCGTGCATCTGCAGATACAGCAGAAACCCGCCGCCGCTGCATATCGCCATGAACCTGGCCCGGGCCCGCGGGTCGCGGCTGGGTTTGAGCAGCCCGGTGCGGACCCCCTCTTGCAGGTACTCCTCGGCGTTGGCGACCATGGTGCGCCAGAACGTCTTCGCCAACTCGCTGCCGGACTGCATGCTGCGGACCAGGTAGGCCATCAGCGGCGCGTACGACTCGATCTCGGCCATCTGGGCCATCCAGGTCGCGGGGTCGGCGCTCTGCAACGACTCGGTCTTGGCCTCGCGCACCACCTCGGCCACGTAGGCGTCGCACGCCTTGCGCAGCCCCTCCTTGGACCCGAAGTGGTGGATCACCAGGGCGGCGCTGACTCCCGCGGCCTCGGCGATGGTGCGCAGGCCGACGTTGAATCCGTGCTGCCCGTACTGCTCGATCGCAGAGTCGCGGATCCGGGCCATCGCTGTTCGATCATCGGCTGAACGCATGTTTAATACGCTAAACATGTGTTCAGCCGTCGGTCAAGGGGTGGGCCCGTCAGGAATCCGTAAAGAAAAATCCGGCCCCACCCCGAGGTGAGGGGTGAGGCCGGGCGAAAGGCGGAAGATCAGTCGCGAGCGGCGGCCAGCAGGCCGTCGCCCAACGGGATCAGCACGGGGGTGAGCCGCTCGTCCTCGGCGATCAGCCGGGCCGCTTCCCGCACGGCGCTGACCTCGGCGTCGTTGGCCGACGCGTCGCCGGCCCGGCCGCCGAGCGCGGCGCGGTGCAGCACGATCGCGCCGCCGGGGCGGAGCAGGCGCACGC
Above is a window of Mycolicibacterium boenickei DNA encoding:
- a CDS encoding methyltransferase family protein codes for the protein MKLALQTIASGVFGLALFAVALFWPAGTFHYWQAWVFVAVFMATTMVPSIYLAVRDPAALQRRLHGGPTAETRLVQKIVIWAVTGSAFAAFVLSALDHRFGWSSVPVAVVVLGNILVAVGLILAQAVVFQNSFAGASIQVEDEQPLVSTGLYGLVRHPMYFGAVLMMFGTPLALGSYWALLVSILAVPIFGVRIADEEKMLRAELAGYDEYTQKVRYRLLPYVW
- a CDS encoding ABC transporter permease, whose product is MTTATAPARPAGPARTTTSPFTGTATLLRLALRRDRVRLSVWLAVLTLMMVYAPNAIRLAYPGEEQRLARVNLLKTPAGMMLGGPMFGVNETDLGVMMANELTLTLTIATSILAILTVIRHTRAEEENGSAELVLSSVVGRYARTAAALTLVGALNAVLALTMTLAMASTGFAVVDTAAMCLGITGVAMVLGAVAAVTAQLWRQARTASGAAMATLAVAALVRGAGDVIDNSGSVLSWFSPIAWAQQMRPFTDLRWWPFGLLVVLAVALMAVAAVLESRRQYDAGTIASAGEKPDAPAITGPLRLHLALQRGQTIGWAVGLFVAGLVFGSMTKALLDAAETNELIARLLSTTGNDGIYTTMTQFLAAAASAYVTSVVLRVHADEQNGLGEPVLAGSVSRWRWLLGAVACALAGAAVLMICAGLGNGLGAGLTLGEPGTIIRLTLSALAYLPALAVVASIAALAVALRTPWIAWLAVTFVITALYLGALLRLPRWLIELSPVGQTTVPSSFPAMALIVMLFAATVLAAIAGWIYRNRDAV
- a CDS encoding ABC transporter ATP-binding protein; protein product: MNHKSVEIRGLSKSFGHTKALDGLNLTVSPGDVTGFLGPNGAGKSTTIRVLLGLLRADGGTVRLLGGDPWRDAVALHRRIAYVPGDVTLWPNLTGMQAIDFLCRLRGNGVDTRRRDDLIDLFELDPHKKARTYSKGNRQKVAIIAAFSCHSELYILDEPTSGLDPLMEKAFQRCVAEVARQGAAVLLSSHILAEVEKLCDNVTIIRSGRTVRSGTLAELRHLMRTKVVARTRSDGRALQNTPYVHDFTSRDGAVSFSVDRNDIEFALEHLTDLGIEDLTVAPASLEDMFLREYQGTMR
- a CDS encoding TetR/AcrR family transcriptional regulator — translated: MRSADDRTAMARIRDSAIEQYGQHGFNVGLRTIAEAAGVSAALVIHHFGSKEGLRKACDAYVAEVVREAKTESLQSADPATWMAQMAEIESYAPLMAYLVRSMQSGSELAKTFWRTMVANAEEYLQEGVRTGLLKPSRDPRARARFMAICSGGGFLLYLQMHDDPTDLRRVLRDYGEDMMLPALELYTEGLMTDSTMYDTFLHQREQGIPFSSASTTDTKEPA